One Brassica napus cultivar Da-Ae chromosome A1, Da-Ae, whole genome shotgun sequence genomic region harbors:
- the LOC106427872 gene encoding dnaJ homolog subfamily B member 13, whose translation MGVDYYKVLQVDRSAKDEDLKKAYRKLAMKWHPDKNPNNKKEAEAKFKQISEAYDVLSDPQKRAIYDQYGEEGLNRQAPPPGPGEFPGGSDRGASFRFNGRSADDIFSEFFGFSRPPGDGFRFAEDVFSSYRSSAREPSNAAPPRKAAPIERQLPCSLEDLYKGITKKMKISRDVLDSSWRPTTVEEILTIEIKPGWKKGTKITFPEKGNEQRGIIPSDLVFIVDEKPHAVFKRDGNDLVITQKIPLVEALTGYTAQVTTLDGRTLTVPVNNVISPSYEEVVKGEGMPIPKDPSKKGNLRIKFNVKFPSRLTTEQKSGIKRMFSSC comes from the exons ATGGGGGTCGATTATTACAAGGTTCTTCAAGTTGATCGAAGCGCTAAAGATGAAGATTTGAAGAAAGCTTATCGCAAACTCGCCATGAAGTGGCATCCCGACAAGAACCCTAACAACAAAAAAGAAGCAGAAGCCAAATTCAAACAGATCTCCGAAGCTTACGAT GTACTGAGCGATCCTCAGAAGCGAGCAATCTACGATCAATACGGAGAAGAAGGTCTAAACAGACAGGCTCCGCCTCCCGGTCCCGGCGAGTTTCCTGGTGGTTCAGACAGAGGGGCTTCGTTCAGGTTCAACGGCAGAAGCGCTGACGACATCTTCTCGGAGTTCTTTGGCTTCTCGAGACCCCCTGGTGATGGGTTTAGGTTCGCTGAGGACGTTTTCTCGTCTTATAGGTCCTCTGCAAGGGAACCCTCTAACGCTGCTCCGCCGAGGAAAGCTGCTCCTATAGAGAGACAGCTTCCTTGTAGCTTGGAGGATTTGTATAAAGGTATCACTAAGAAGATGAAGATCTCGAGGGACGTTCTAGATTCTAGCTG GAGACCAACAACTGTGGAAGAGATCTTAACGATAGAGATCAAGCCAGGATGGAAGAAAGGGACAAAGATAACATTCCCCGAGAAAGGAAACGAGCAGAGAGGAATCATACCATCAGACCTCGTATTTATAGTCGACGAGAAGCCACACGCTGTGTTCAAGAGAGACGGGAACGACCTTGTAATCACGCAGAAGATCCCTCTGGTGGAAGCCCTCACGGGGTACACTGCTCAGGTCACGACTTTGGATGGGAGAACGCTAACGGTTCCGGTCAACAACGTGATCAGCCCTTCTTATGAAGAGGTTGTGAAAGGAGAAGGCATGCCTATCCCTAAAGACCCGTCGAAAAAGGGAAACTTGAGGATTAAGTTTAATGTTAAGTTCCCTTCGAGGCTAACGACAGAGCAGAAGTCTGGAATCAAACGGATGTTTTCGTCTTGTTAG
- the LOC106427880 gene encoding kinetochore protein SPC24 homolog — MGNLSESFDIEDLMSYGDDLISLLNAKNGFEVVSQSFEDLKALRFVCDEDFNQTQRSIQDCKMKLVACKKKTEEAYSDVSCGDDDVERLQKELDEEMEIECKLKDELRVVAEELKDLNAQWMSVDEQRQSVKRKERDDLRAEKMLSMYASVTKVIPEVEDPSKISGYMVDREKKVIEKFQFETNKMTAYETCNSIWSIINKQ, encoded by the exons ATGGGGAACCTGTCGGAGAGCTTCGACATCGAAGATCTGATGTCGTACGGCGACGACTTGATCAGCTTACTGAACGCCAAGAACGGGTTCGAAGTAGTATCGCAAAGCTTCGAGGACTTGAAAGCTCTCCGCTTTGTTTGCGACGAGGATTTCAATCAGACACAGAGATCTATCCAAG ATTGTAAGATGAAGCTCGTTGCTTGCaagaagaaaacagaggaaGCTTATTCAGATGTTTCGTGTGGAGATGACGACGTTGAGCGTCTTCAGAAGGAGCTTGACGAAGAGATGGAGATAGAGTGCAAGCTTAAAGACGAGCTTAG AGTAGTTGCTGAGGAACTCAAAGACTTGAATGCACAATGGATGTCTGTTGATGAGCAAAGACAATCTGTTAAGAGAAAAGAACGGGACGACTTGAGAGCTGA GAAAATGCTCTCTATGTATGCTTCAGTTACAAAAGTTATACCAGAGGTTGAGGATCCATCGAAGATCTCAGGAT ataTGGTTGATCGCGAGAAGAAGGTTATTGAGAAGTTCCAGTTTGAGACAAATAAGATGACGGCTTATGAGACATGCAACAGTATCTGGAGCATCATTAACAAGCAATAA
- the LOC106427978 gene encoding probable L-type lectin-domain containing receptor kinase VI.1, which yields MLLKFAYALKRSLTSYHHQSQESSRFSMGIARRSIPTLMFLLFLSSNVLADASTTTEFTFLGFRGNQTEIQTEQAATIQETDGLLRLTNRDHNVTGTAFYREPIRLRDGSSNKLCSFSTSFVFVIIPSSPGNGGFGFTFTLSPTPNRPGAESAQYLGLLNRSSNGDPSNHVFAVEFDTVQGFKDGDDRRGNHVGLDFNNLSSAVQEPIIYHDTDDRKEDFQLESGEPIQAHLDYDGPTDSLNVTVYPTRIGFKPETPMISRQVLNLSQIVTKEEVYVGFTSATGKGQSSAHYVMGWSFASSCGESPVSSWLNVSLLPRPPPNVSSKKGYDSPVVALIASLSIVTLFLLALLFVFVMYKRRIEEGEALEDWEIDYPHRFNYKDLYLATKRFKESEIIGSGGFGVVYRGNLPSLGAVAVKKITQTSQQGFREFVAEIESLGRLSHKNLVNLQGWCKHKKDLLLVYDYIPNGSLDSLLYTTPRRNGVVLTWEERFEIIKGVASGLLYLHEEWEQVVIHRDVKASNVLVDAEMNAKLGDFGLARLYERGTLTQTTKVVGTLGYMAPELTRNGKGSTASDVFAFGVLLLEIVCGKRPTNTENFFLADWVMDFHTNGGVLRAVDQKLGSSFNGREAKLALVVGLLCCHQKPTARPTMRNVIRYLNGDEDLPEIDGNLGFSDSSRDHLRANVACNVSSDIASSSTTFSFSTEVSTGSLGNGR from the coding sequence ATGCTCTTGAAATTTGCGTATGCCTTAAAAAGATCTCTTACTTCATACCATCATCAAAGTCAAGAAAGCTCAAGATTCTCAATGGGCATAGCAAGAAGATCCATACCAACACTCATGTTCCTGCTCTTTCTATCATCAAACGTTCTTGCTGACGCCTCCACAACAACAGAGTTCACTTTCCTTGGTTTCAGaggaaaccaaaccgaaattcaAACCGAACAAGCTGCGACGATCCAAGAAACCGATGGTCTACTCAGACTAACTAACCGGGACCACAACGTGACCGGAACAGCGTTCTACCGCGAACCAATCAGACTCCGTGACGGGTCATCCAACAAACTATGTTCCTTCAGCACATCTTTCGTCTTCGTCATAATCCCATCTAGTCCCGGAAACGGCGGTTTCGGCTTCACATTCACGCTTTCGCCTACCCCGAACCGTCCCGGAGCCGAGTCAGCTCAGTATCTAGGCCTTTTGAACAGATCCAGCAACGGAGATCCGTCGAACCACGTCTTCGCCGTGGAGTTCGACACGGTGCAAGGGTTCAAAGACGGAGACGACAGGAGAGGAAACCACGTCGGTCTCGACTTCAACAACCTCTCCTCGGCTGTACAGGAGCCCATCATTTACCACGACACGGATGATCGAAAAGAGGATTTTCAGCTAGAGAGCGGAGAACCGATCCAAGCTCATCTGGACTACGATGGACCAACCGACAGTTTAAACGTTACAGTCTATCCTACGCGAATCGGGTTCAAACCCGAGACGCCTATGATCTCGCGACAAGTTTTGAACTTGTCGCAGATCGTGACGAAGGAGGAGGTGTACGTGGGGTTCACCTCCGCGACTGGCAAAGGCCAGTCTAGCGCACACTACGTGATGGGTTGGAGTTTCGCCAGCTCATGTGGAGAGAGTCCAGTTTCTAGCTGGCTCAATGTCTCTCTCCTCCCTCGTCCGCCTCCAAACGTGAGCAGCAAGAAAGGCTACGACTCTCCAGTCGTAGCCTTGATTGCATCTTTATCGATCGTCACCCTGTTCCTCCTTGCCTTGCTGTTTGTATTCGTTATGTACAAGAGGCGGATAGAAGAAGGAGAGGCTTTAGAGGATTGGGAGATTGATTATCCTCACAGGTTTAATTACAAAGATCTCTACTTAGCTACTAAGAGATTCAAAGAGAGTGAGATCATCGGCTCGGGAGGGTTCGGGGTCGTGTACAGAGGAAACTTACCGTCTTTGGGGGCTGTCGCGGTGAAGAAGATAACTCAAACAAGCCAACAAGGTTTTAGAGAGTTTGTGGCGGAGATTGAGAGCTTAGGTAGGTTAAGCCACAAGAACCTAGTGAACCTTCAAGGATGGTGCAAACACAAGAAAGACCTCTTGTTGGTTTACGATTATATCCCCAACGGTAGCCTCGACTCGCTGCTTTACACAACGCCGAGGCGAAACGGCGTCGTTTTGACGTGGGAGGAGCGTTTCGAGATCATTAAGGGAGTCGCCTCGGGGCTGTTGTATCTCCACGAGGAGTGGGAGCAGGTTGTGATACACAGAGACGTGAAAGCTAGTAACGTTCTCGTGGACGCTGAGATGAACGCTAAGCTGGGAGACTTCGGTCTCGCGAGGCTTTACGAACGCGGAACGCTAACGCAGACGACGAAAGTCGTTGGGACGTTAGGGTACATGGCGCCTGAGCTCACGCGCAACGGGAAAGGCTCGACCGCGTCTGACGTTTTCGCGTTTGGCGTTTTGTTGTTGGAGATTGTGTGTGGGAAGAGGCCGACGAATACGGAGAACTTCTTTTTAGCTGATTGGGTTATGGACTTTCACACGAACGGTGGAGTGCTTCGCGCGGTTGATCAGAAACTCGGGTCTAGTTTTAACGGTAGAGAGGCGAAGCTAGCTCTCGTTGTGGGGTTGTTATGTTGCCATCAGAAACCAACGGCTCGGCCAACGATGAGGAACGTGATTAGATATTTGAACGGTGACGAGGATCTTCCGGAGATTGATGGAAACTTGGGGTTTTCAGATTCTTCTAGAGATCATCTTAGGGCGAATGTTGCATGTAATGTTTCATCTGATATAGCGTCGAGCTCGACTACGTTTTCGTTTTCCACGGAGGTTTCTACGGGATCTCTCGGTAATGGTAGGTAG